Proteins from one Mercurialis annua linkage group LG7, ddMerAnnu1.2, whole genome shotgun sequence genomic window:
- the LOC126656610 gene encoding probable mediator of RNA polymerase II transcription subunit 26c codes for MDVDDFRSILDSSGVDVWTFINTAISVASLDFGDELKHRRDKIVEMLYASSGSCRNCDFEVGRIDHGGLIKDVKGGGGGGSGSGGSPLATPLRSNHGDEDDVDVVNDDDEEEDDMDPYAGLFDDEQKKIFEIKQNLEDPDQPDDYVVDLLQNLADMDITFKALKETDIGRHVNQLRKHPSNDVRRLVKQLVRKWKDIVDEWVKLNPQREHASSGLMADGDSPQPKLSQNGHHQVPDFAYSPNPHNGSSGSDKYNSEPERKPKPVPRKETPSRPLQRSTPVSSPALHNVQRQREPQRPSKFDSDKLDSARKRLQASYKEAENAKKQRTIQVMDIHDIPKPKNKNTFFAKNKGGGSQGRHW; via the exons ATGGATGTGGATGATTTTCGATCTATTTTAGATAGTTCAGGGGTTGATGTTTGGACTTTTATAAACACTGCAATTTCTGTTGCATCTCTGGATTTTGGTGATGAATTGAAGCACAGGAGAGATAAGATTGTTGAGATGTTGTATGCATCGTCTGGTAGCTGTAGGAACTGTGATTTTGAAGTGGGGAGGATTGATCATGGTGGTCTGATTAAAGATGTaaaaggtggtggtggtggtggaagTGGAAGTGGGGGGTCGCCGTTAGCGACTCCGCTGAGGTCTAATCATGGTGATGAGGATGATGTTGATGTTGttaatgatgatgatgaggagGAGGATGATATGGATCCATATGCTGGATTGTTTGATGATGAACAGAAGAAGATTTTTGAGATCAAACAAAATCTTGAAGATCCTGACCAG CCTGATGATTATGTGGTTGATTTGCTTCAAAATTTAGCTGATATGGATATAACCTTCAAGGCACTTAAG GAGACTGATATTGGAAGACATGTGAATCAATTGCGAAAACATCCGTCCAACGATGTTCGGAGATTAGTGAAGCAACTCGTCAG GAAATGGAAAGACATTGTAGACGAATGGGTGAAGTTAAATCCGCAAAGAGAGCATGCATCCTCCGGTCTTATGG CTGATGGGGACTCCCCACAGCCGAAACTTTCGCAGAATGGTCATCACCAG GTTCCTGATTTTGCATACTCTCCAAATCCTCACA ATGGGAGCTCTGGGTCCGACAAGTATAATTCTGAACCAGAAAGAAAGCCAAAACCAGTTCCTCGAAAAGAAACTCCATCGCGACCTCTCCAACGATCAACCCCTGTATCTTCACCTGCTTTGCATAATGTACAG AGACAGAGAGAGCCACAGAGACCAAGTAAATTTGATTCCGATAAGCTAGATTCTGCTAGGAAGAGGCTTCAAGCGAGTTATAAAGAAGCCGAAAATG CCAAGAAGCAAAGAACAATTCAAGTGATGGACATTCATGATATACCAAAACCAAAGAACAAGAATACCTTCTTTGCCAAGAACAAAGGTGGCGGTTCGCAGGGGAGGCACTGGTGA
- the LOC126656609 gene encoding uncharacterized protein LOC126656609 translates to MTLQPISSKTQIYLSPSPKSPFYSIFISQFCTSSAPPYPHQPQSHRFHSSRRHHHLEEELRNVKVSVWWDFENCNLPAGANVYKVAHGITAAVRANGIKGPVQITAFGDVLQLSRANQEALSSTGINLAHVPRGGKNSADRSLLVDLMYWVSQNPPPAHLFLISGDRDFASVLHRLRMSNYNVLLASKDTAHGVLCSAASIMWRWNSLVRGENLTGKVFNQPPDGPYGSWYGHYKVPLEDPFAEQSSSVQLQGDELTDACSEIKLRPIPDAVMKQISNMLRLYPNGIPVTQLRTELAKSNVGIDKDFYGYKKFSRFLLSMPDILKLHATSDGQHLVHGIIPKAKAFEPSRDTEISDGNRCSTKFVKPKVEGVPVTASVDQKSLIHSSPELSTEAPTKKLQVSPPIEKAVKMDVQPPPKEMAEPHSIGQNNVEVINLQVARETRPPTRPPTEEESKVGFLKNIWRWFGGVNDSSKGYDTQDTYHINQNESGKKNKCTVGKLGGSNDCLEKKEVGKFAKAPNQENDAIVAASSPSSNSESTLVKETTKGSEPYSTITEKSPSFINLIKKIIWGNDVNSNSLAEQPSGKPRHVNSYSGVHEMFSDDSFWGEMESFLGSQGGSLLVSKSRTREQMARNLQKEGPTALRSLNKRDLLQLVGMLITEKKWVEENISEASPFKLIQAFGKDTSLGISSASNGLRSIFMSIQSQSASTKPSKHRGDGRTGSVSNISHAGVSQPASSKKSPEKSIVETKAHCQKLVNEIIKEFPQGYNCGSFKKQFLEKYGYHLDVQKLGYRNLGSLLQTIPGVKIESTHIIPSSDVRSVQDCNVSCSSAALGGDLSDYPKDDESDSSWDELGPVDNSGSRSKELEETCSRPRYEPPLSDDDMSDSEGEASALSRSEGQAKCQEKSEDSSLLQILDQWYSSKDGINSKGKSENAEYLVNCSENGLRPSDSYGMGIKSGSSGNYGSKPKAQKSYSFVAVSDGNDENNSDKLFDGIVSSLRKSGKGKCAS, encoded by the exons ATGACCTTACAACCCATCTCTTCAAAAACCCAAATTTATCTCTCACCTTCACCAAAATCTCCCTTTTACTCCATTTTCATCTCTCAATTCTGCACTTCATCAGCACCTCCATATCCTCACCAACCTCAATCCCACCGCTTCCACTCGTCGCGGCGGCACCATCATCTCGAAGAGGAGCTGAGAAATGTGAAGGTTTCTGTTTGGTGGGATTTTGAGAACTGTAATTTGCCTGCTGGTGCTAATGTTTATAAAGTTGCTCATGGGATCACTGCTGCTGTTAGGGCTAATGGGATCAAAGGGCCTGTTCAGATTACCGCTTTCGGGGACGTTTTGCAGCTTTCCAGGGCTAATCAAGAGGCCCTTTCCTCCACTGGGATTAATCTCGCCCATGTTCCTCGTG GAGGAAAAAACAGTGCTGATAGGTCTCTTCTTGTAGACCTTATGTATTGGGTTTCTCAAAACCCACCACCTGCCCATCTTTTTCTAATTTCTGGCGACAGGGACTTTGCTAGTGTATTGCACCGACTAAGAATGAGCAATTACAATGTATTGCTTGCAAGTAAAGATACTGCTCATGGTGTATTATGTAGTGCTGCAAGTATCATGTGGCGTTGGAATTCTTTGGTCAGAGGGGAAAACCTAACTGGAAAGGTTTTCAATCAACCACCCGACGGTCCTTATGGTTCATGGTATGGTCATTATAAGGTCCCTCTTGAGGACCCCTTTGCTGAGCAATCCTCATCCGTACAACTACAAGGTGATGAGTTGACTGATGCTTGTTCAGAGATAAAGCTTCGTCCGATTCCAGATGCAGTTATGAAGCAGATATCTAATAtgcttcgtttataccctaatGGAATCCCAGTGACTCAACTTCGTACTGAGTTGGCAAAAAGTAATGTAGGAATTGATAAAGACTTTTATGGATATAAGAAGTTCAGTCGTTTTCTCTTGTCCATGCCAGATATTTTGAAGCTTCATGCTACCAGTGATGGTCAGCATCTCGTGCATGGTATTATTCCAAAAGCTAAAGCATTTGAGCCATCCAGAGATACTGAAATTAGTGATGGAAACCGATGCTCTACTAAATTTGTAAAGCCCAAGGTTGAGGGTGTGCCCGTCACTGCCTCAGTGGATCAAAAATCATTAATTCATTCTTCTCCTGAACTAAGTACGGAAGCACCTACCAAAAAACTCCAAGTTTCCCCTCCTATTGAGAAGGCTGTCAAAATGGATGTTCAGCCGCCTCCAAAAGAAATGGCAGAACCCCATTCTATTGGTCAAAACAATGTAGAAGTGATCAATCTGCAGGTAGCTAGGGAAACTAGGCCTCCTACTAGGCCTCCTACAGAAGAGGAATCTAAAGTAGGTTTCTTAAAAAACATCTGGAGATGGTTTGGTGGTGTTAATGACAGTTCTAAAGGCTATGACACTCAAGATACATATCATATTAATCAGAATGAGTCTGGGAAGAAAAATAAGTGCACCGTCGGAAAACTTGGTGGTTCTAACGATTGTCTTGAGAAGAAAGAAGTTGGGAAATTTGCGAAGGCACCAAACCAGGAAAATGATGCAATAGTTGCCGCATCAAGTCCTTCATCTAACAGTGAATCAACTTTGGTGAAAGAAACTACTAAAGGTTCTGAACCATATAGTACAATAACTGAGAAGAGTCCTAGCTTTATTAACttgattaagaaaataatttgggGAAATGATGTGAACTCTAATTCATTGGCTGAACAGCCTAGTGGAAAACCCAGGCATGTAAACAGTTATTCAGGAGTGCATGAAATGTTTTCTGATGATTCTTTTTGGGGAGAGATGGAATCCTTTCTTGGTTCACAAGGGGGATCACTTCTTGTGTCGAAATCAAGGACCAG AGAACAGATGGCTAGGAACCTGCAAAAGGAAGGACCTACAGCTCTCAGATCTCTTAATAAAAGGGATCTGCTTCAGTTGGTTGGTATGTTGATAACTGAGAAGAAATGGGTGGAAGAGAATATCTCTGAAGCTTCACCTTTCAAGCTTATACAGGCATTTGGAAAGGACACCTCCTTGGGCATTTCTAGTGCTTCGAATGGATTGAGATCAATTTTTATGAGCATACAGTCACAATCAGCCTCGACAAAACCATCAAAACATCGAGGAGATGGAAGAACGGGAAGCGTTTCAAATATATCTCATGCTGGAGTTTCTCAACCAGCGAGCTCTAAGAAATCTCCAGAAAAATCTATAGTAGAGACGAAAGCACACTGTCAAAAGCTTGTGAATGAGATTATAAAGGAATTTCCCCAAGGATATAATTGTGGCTCCTTTAAAAAGCAGTTCCTTGAGAAATACGGATATCATCTTGACGTTCAAAAGCTCGGTTATCGAAACTTGGGATCCTTACTACAGACAATACCTGGGGTGAAAATTGAGTCCACTCACATCATTCCTTCCAGTGATGTCCGTAGTGTACAAGATTGTAATGTCAGTTGTTCATCTGCTGCTTTAGGTGGTGATTTATCAGATTATCCAAAGGATGACGAGTCGGACTCTTCATGGGATGAACTAGGTCCTGTTGATAATTCAGGCTCAAGAAGTAAAGAACTGGAAGAAACATGCTCACGACCTCGTTATGAGCCTCCCCTCTCCGATGATGACATGTCTGATTCAGAAGGAGAGGCCTCAGCTCTAAGTCGATCAGAAGGGCAAGCAAAATGTCAAGAGAAATCCGAGGACAGCTcattgcttcaaattcttgATCAATGGTACAGCAGCAAGGATGGTATTAACAGCAAAGGAAAATCAGAAAACGCAGAATACTTGGTTAATTGTTCCGAAAACGGTTTGCGGCCATCCGATTCATATGGGATGGGAATTAAATCCGGAAGTTCAGGAAATTATGGGTCAAAGCCAAAAGCTCAAAAGAGCTATTCTTTTGTTGCAGTTTCCGATGGCAATGATGAAAATAATTCAGACAAGCTTTTCGATGGCATAGTAAGCAGCTTGAGGAAATCAGGTAAAGGAAAATGTGCCTCATAA